TGAAGAACGCTGGTAACCCAACTCCAATGTGCATGAGAATAGATAACGTGTTTAAACAACCCCTTCAATCGTTTTTGGTACTGATGCTGTTTTTGTCAGTATTTATCTCAGCTGCGGCATCAGCGGCCACTCTTACTTCAAGAGTTGATCGTACAACAGTCTCTGCAGACGAAACACTGACGCTGTTCGTTCGCTATTCGGGTAATAAAAATGGCCAACCAGACTTCAGTGCCCTCAGTAGCCAATTTGAAATTTTGAACCAGCAGGAAAGCAACCAGTTTCGATCCATAAATGGACAGGTTCAGTCCTATACCGAATGGAGCATGGTTTTAATGCCCCGCCAACCCGGCCGGCTACTAATCCCATCCTTTAAATTTCACGGCCAATTCAGTGACGCGCTTGAAATTACCGTATCGGCACAGACCCAACGCCCGGCAGGTGTGCGCGATAATGTCTTTATCGAAACCATTGTTGATACCCCACGAAGCTATGTACAGGAACAGATTCGGCTGACCTATCGCCTGTATTTTTCAGTATCCATTGAAGGGCTAGACAAGCCGGACTTAAGCCTAGACAACGTACTTATTGAGGAATTGGAAAATAGCCGTTACCAAAAAAATATAGGTGGCAATCCTTATCAGGTTGCGGAATTTAACTACGCTCTCTTCCCTCAATCCAGTGGCGTTATTGAGATTCCTAACCAAACCTGGACAGCCAAAATTGGGCGCAGCTCGCAAACGCGAAATTTTGGCATGGGCGGCGGCCGCTATCAGTTAAAGCGCCTTAAGACCGATGCGAAAACCATTCAGGTTGAAGCGCAACCTGATGTATTCCCCCAATCACATACCTGGCTACCATCAACGGGTATAACCCTAACTGAACATTGGAGCAAACCGCTTAGCAGCTTTAAGGTTGGCGAGCCCATAACCTTAAAATTGAAACTACAGGCCAAGGGCCTAATGTCTTCTCAGCTACCAGAGGTTGTTATAGAACCAACCGATAGCCGCGTAAAAATTTACGCTGATCAAGCCAGTACATCCGCCACCGCAGGCCAGATGGGCTTGGTATCCGAACGTGTTGAAAGTATGGCAATTGTGGTCGCTGAAGGCGGCGAAGTCACACTACCGGGTATAAAAGTACCCTGGTGGGACACCACCACTAATACACTTCAATACGCCGAAATACCCGAACGCACTTTCTTGGTAGCCGCCGGGGATGACGAGGTTCAACAACCTACAACCGCCCCACCACTAGGCGTTACGTCTGCACAAACGGCAACCCCGATAACGCAAGAGCTGAACCGCATTTGGCAAGTGTTGGCCATTATTTTTATGTTTCTATGTTTAGTTTTTGCGGCTTTGTGGTTGTTCACTCTTAGTAAACTTAAACAGAGCAGCCCCGCGGGTAAGCGTAATCGCGCCCACACCTTACAGAAAAACAACAGTAGCAACGAAAAGGCCGCATGGAAAAACCTAGAGCGATCCTGTGTTAACAACGACCTTCAACAGGTGCGAGAGGCGCTGATCTCTTGGGCAAAACTTCATTGGCCAGACCACGCTATTAACAGCCTTTCTGATGTAGGCCGATTGTGCGGACAAACAAATGTTCAAAACTATTTAGCCGCACTCGATCACGCCATGTTTTCAGAGAGCGGCGACAGCAAGTGGAATGCAAACTCATTGTTTGCCGCATTGAAGGAATGGAAGACACTACAAGGGAAAGAAAAAAATGAAAAACGTTTGCCCCCCCTTTATAGCGAAGAGGCAAACACATAAAGACCTAGAACTAAGTCTTTAAGGGATCTTTATTGCTTAATGCCTTCAACAGACAATATAAGTTCGACATTAGCAGAGGCTACACCCAATTTACTGCCCATATCCAGACCCCAGTCCTTCGGCATAATAGTTGCGCGACCTTCAAACCCCTGACGGAAACCACCCCAGGGGTCTTTGCCCCCACCGATGTATTCAACATCAACGGTTATCGGTTTGGTTACACCCATTAAAGTTAAATTACCCTCTAGCACGCCCTTACTGCCTTCCGTAACTTTATAGGCGGTACTTTGAAAACTCGCTTTTGGAAACTTTTTGGAATTAAGGTATTTTTTGTCTGCTAGGTGCGATTCCCGCAAGGCATGATTAGTATCGAGACTGGTCACATCCACATCAACCGTAACTTTACTGGCTTCCGGGGCGGCCGGGTCGTAATGAAATTCGCCGCTAAAGGTATTGAAGCGACCGTACAGCCAGCTATAGCCCAAATGCTTTACCCTAAATTGAATAAACGCATGTGAGCCCTTGGTATCAATAACATATTTTTCAGCGACAACGACTTGAGATACAAAGGCGGCACCGAAACTAGCTATGCCTACGAGCGCAAACTTCGCGATACTTTTTTTAACGGCTTGCACCGCACTTACATCTGTTTTTTTGAACATGTCTTATCTCCTGTTGTAGAGTGGGGATAACCCCCGACTAATGACTATCTACTAATGACTCAGTAATCTTGGCTCGTGTAGATAACTAACGAGTCATTCGGCGCAACGTGTTATCTTTGTCAATTATATGGTGCTTTATCGCTCCAAGCGCATGTAAACACATAATGGCAATAATAGTATAAGCCAATATCTCATGGGTCTCGTGAGCAAACTCTTTTAACCATGGTGCGTCAGATTCCGTTATTAGTGCAGGAATATGAATAATGCCAAATACACCCAAGGGCTGACCTTTAGAGGTCGCAATAAAGTAGCCACTCATAAACATACTAAAAATGGCGACATAAAAAAAAGCGTGCACCGCATGCGCCAACCATTTTTCCCATGGTTTATGGCTGGTCAACGGCGATGGTACACCATTACGCCAACGCCCAAACAAGCGATAGAGCGTAACCAATACCAAACAAAAGCCAATACCCATGTGTAGTGCAGGTGCTTTTTGATACCAGGAACTGTAGTAATCTAAGCCCTCCATCCACAGGCCCAAACCGAATAAGCTTACAATCGCTAATGCCGATAGCCAGTGAATACTTTTATGTAAAACACTATAGGATTGCGTCTTTGTCACCTTCATTATACCTCCTCCTCTGCACAAAGGTTTTGCAACAACTCATTTCAGAACCGCCCACTTAAATTTACTGACTTCCGTACCATTAACTCCGGCACCGTTAACACCAGTACAATTCACTCCAGTACTACAGACTTTTCGACACAA
The Teredinibacter franksiae DNA segment above includes these coding regions:
- a CDS encoding BatD family protein; translated protein: MFKQPLQSFLVLMLFLSVFISAAASAATLTSRVDRTTVSADETLTLFVRYSGNKNGQPDFSALSSQFEILNQQESNQFRSINGQVQSYTEWSMVLMPRQPGRLLIPSFKFHGQFSDALEITVSAQTQRPAGVRDNVFIETIVDTPRSYVQEQIRLTYRLYFSVSIEGLDKPDLSLDNVLIEELENSRYQKNIGGNPYQVAEFNYALFPQSSGVIEIPNQTWTAKIGRSSQTRNFGMGGGRYQLKRLKTDAKTIQVEAQPDVFPQSHTWLPSTGITLTEHWSKPLSSFKVGEPITLKLKLQAKGLMSSQLPEVVIEPTDSRVKIYADQASTSATAGQMGLVSERVESMAIVVAEGGEVTLPGIKVPWWDTTTNTLQYAEIPERTFLVAAGDDEVQQPTTAPPLGVTSAQTATPITQELNRIWQVLAIIFMFLCLVFAALWLFTLSKLKQSSPAGKRNRAHTLQKNNSSNEKAAWKNLERSCVNNDLQQVREALISWAKLHWPDHAINSLSDVGRLCGQTNVQNYLAALDHAMFSESGDSKWNANSLFAALKEWKTLQGKEKNEKRLPPLYSEEANT
- a CDS encoding YceI family protein yields the protein MFKKTDVSAVQAVKKSIAKFALVGIASFGAAFVSQVVVAEKYVIDTKGSHAFIQFRVKHLGYSWLYGRFNTFSGEFHYDPAAPEASKVTVDVDVTSLDTNHALRESHLADKKYLNSKKFPKASFQSTAYKVTEGSKGVLEGNLTLMGVTKPITVDVEYIGGGKDPWGGFRQGFEGRATIMPKDWGLDMGSKLGVASANVELILSVEGIKQ
- a CDS encoding cytochrome b; this encodes MKVTKTQSYSVLHKSIHWLSALAIVSLFGLGLWMEGLDYYSSWYQKAPALHMGIGFCLVLVTLYRLFGRWRNGVPSPLTSHKPWEKWLAHAVHAFFYVAIFSMFMSGYFIATSKGQPLGVFGIIHIPALITESDAPWLKEFAHETHEILAYTIIAIMCLHALGAIKHHIIDKDNTLRRMTR